In Brevibacillus brevis, a genomic segment contains:
- a CDS encoding sugar-binding domain protein: MADFVKYDEDTKKFVVDADGNAVLNDGVTVKVTQLDETGKEIPKQVRGFKPVSGNSKALELVLHTRDAAGNLIKDNQLEDNKAVHVEITQPSSNGEKKAQADFILTDARKPEATSVVAQGLKTVVVKFSESVAEADIQLDGDLTKIANVKFNDFNQATLEDERDTVTVTTVDYLTAGIHSVQLSNIKDYAGLTDPKNISTNQTLDFAVEADPSVPNATVSVESPEQFRIAFNKEVNDFDLSDVRLQKLVKGQNGAADQWVDAHNEHLVLEQATKPKSEYVLELTKDWTKIYDTSKNNTNYYNDQYRLVIAKESVTNPANGKKNAEIILPLNFSGSALNTPDTASPVISGFEVVKAADAIKHFVVSMNEPVKLPNAATKDNAGNTAAQLQNPNENDADTGVPNPIIEFLGKDKDGNAVTIKGKVVEYTGDDKSDKKFIVNVADDQRKLEDIVKAGGDKNWTLVVRSISDDVGNTAASLTYNFKVDLAAATEVFMVKGSYQDGPYNGVKGYLNGKGKDTIVLDFTADVQYTGTIENAVNPSNYLLDGVKLPEDTKLTVSDSDNIPGVDIVTITLPDGTLSANHNNVITLSKSLKSTKGTKLTGEYEISFKAGLGVEPADADAAKAVDNQIAALPATITLADEQKVVDARAEFDKLSDAQKALVKNIATLEAAEKTIADLKKAEGDAAANLKAAQDAVKAMETAVDADLTSEANLVAAEKAVADAEAAVAKVAAGSDKEYLAAKVTVAKKTVADARTKFNGDAAAALKAAQDAVEALETAAKADLTVENNLTAAEDALDDAKAKVAKVAAGADKTALEEKVAAAEKTVTDARKAFDDLAAAKTALNNAIEAAQSKYDAANEGTNPGDYATGSKAEFKTAIDAAKSVLDDAASTKGQLDKAKEDLATAEATFDGKKIS; encoded by the coding sequence GTGGCAGACTTTGTAAAATACGACGAAGATACCAAGAAATTCGTTGTTGATGCAGATGGGAATGCTGTGCTGAATGATGGTGTAACTGTAAAGGTTACCCAACTGGATGAGACGGGTAAAGAAATTCCTAAACAGGTTCGCGGTTTCAAACCGGTGTCCGGAAACAGCAAAGCTCTTGAACTGGTACTCCACACTAGAGATGCTGCTGGAAATCTGATTAAGGACAATCAACTGGAAGATAACAAAGCTGTTCATGTTGAGATCACTCAACCAAGCAGCAATGGTGAGAAAAAAGCTCAAGCAGATTTCATCTTGACTGACGCTCGTAAACCTGAAGCTACATCCGTAGTAGCGCAAGGCTTGAAAACTGTCGTTGTAAAATTCTCTGAGTCTGTCGCCGAAGCCGATATCCAACTTGATGGTGACCTGACAAAGATTGCAAATGTTAAGTTCAACGATTTCAACCAAGCTACACTTGAAGATGAGAGAGATACTGTAACAGTCACTACAGTTGACTACCTCACTGCAGGTATTCACTCTGTACAACTCTCTAATATCAAAGACTATGCTGGGTTGACTGATCCGAAAAATATTTCTACTAACCAAACCCTGGACTTTGCTGTAGAAGCGGATCCTTCAGTACCAAATGCAACAGTATCCGTTGAGTCTCCTGAGCAATTCCGCATTGCCTTTAATAAAGAAGTGAACGACTTCGATCTGAGTGATGTCAGACTGCAAAAACTTGTTAAAGGTCAAAACGGCGCTGCTGATCAATGGGTAGATGCTCACAATGAACACCTTGTTCTTGAGCAGGCTACCAAACCTAAGTCCGAGTATGTACTCGAGTTGACTAAGGACTGGACTAAGATTTATGACACATCCAAAAACAACACCAACTACTACAACGATCAATATCGGTTGGTAATTGCTAAAGAATCCGTTACTAATCCAGCTAACGGTAAAAAGAATGCAGAAATCATTCTGCCTCTCAACTTTAGCGGTTCTGCTCTGAACACACCTGACACAGCAAGCCCTGTGATTTCCGGCTTCGAGGTTGTCAAAGCAGCTGATGCGATTAAGCACTTTGTTGTCAGCATGAATGAGCCAGTTAAGTTGCCTAATGCTGCTACAAAAGACAATGCTGGTAATACCGCTGCTCAACTTCAAAACCCAAATGAAAATGATGCAGACACAGGCGTTCCAAACCCAATCATTGAATTCTTGGGTAAAGACAAGGATGGAAATGCTGTAACTATCAAAGGTAAAGTTGTTGAGTACACCGGAGATGATAAATCCGATAAGAAATTTATTGTCAACGTAGCTGATGATCAACGCAAACTTGAGGATATTGTAAAAGCTGGCGGAGACAAGAACTGGACACTTGTAGTTCGCTCCATCTCCGATGATGTAGGTAACACTGCTGCATCCTTGACCTACAACTTCAAGGTTGATTTGGCTGCTGCTACAGAAGTGTTCATGGTAAAAGGTTCTTACCAAGATGGACCTTACAACGGAGTAAAAGGTTATCTGAACGGTAAAGGAAAAGATACCATTGTTCTCGACTTTACGGCTGACGTACAGTACACAGGAACAATCGAGAACGCAGTTAACCCGTCCAACTACCTGTTAGATGGTGTGAAATTGCCAGAGGATACAAAACTCACTGTAAGTGATTCCGACAATATTCCAGGCGTCGATATTGTAACCATCACATTGCCGGATGGAACACTTTCCGCGAATCACAACAATGTAATTACACTCTCTAAGAGCCTGAAATCTACGAAAGGTACTAAACTGACTGGAGAGTACGAAATCAGCTTCAAAGCAGGGCTTGGTGTTGAGCCTGCCGATGCAGACGCAGCCAAAGCAGTAGATAACCAAATCGCGGCACTGCCTGCAACTATCACTCTTGCAGATGAGCAGAAAGTAGTAGATGCTCGAGCAGAGTTTGACAAACTGTCCGATGCTCAAAAAGCATTGGTGAAAAACATAGCAACCTTGGAAGCTGCCGAGAAGACAATTGCTGATCTGAAGAAAGCGGAAGGGGACGCTGCTGCTAACCTGAAAGCTGCTCAAGATGCCGTAAAAGCTATGGAAACAGCAGTAGATGCAGATCTGACAAGTGAAGCTAATCTGGTTGCAGCCGAAAAAGCTGTGGCAGACGCTGAAGCAGCAGTTGCAAAAGTAGCAGCTGGCTCCGATAAAGAATATCTGGCTGCGAAAGTAACCGTTGCGAAGAAAACTGTCGCGGATGCTCGCACTAAATTCAACGGTGATGCTGCAGCTGCACTCAAAGCTGCACAAGACGCTGTAGAAGCTCTGGAAACAGCTGCGAAAGCTGACCTGACTGTTGAAAATAACCTGACTGCTGCAGAAGACGCTCTTGATGATGCAAAAGCAAAAGTTGCTAAGGTTGCTGCTGGTGCAGACAAAACAGCTCTGGAAGAAAAAGTAGCAGCTGCTGAAAAAACAGTAACGGATGCACGTAAAGCTTTTGACGATTTGGCTGCTGCAAAAACAGCACTGAACAATGCTATCGAAGCTGCACAAAGCAAGTATGATGCCGCAAATGAAGGTACAAACCCTGGGGATTATGCTACAGGTTCCAAAGCAGAGTTCAAAACAGCTATCGATGCAGCTAAATCTGTACTCGATGATGCAGCCTCGACCAAAGGCCAATTGGACAAAGCGAAAGAAGATCTGGCAACCGCTGAAGCAACCTTTGATGGAAAGAAAATCTCTTAA
- the istB gene encoding IS21-like element helper ATPase IstB, producing MREELAKVCKTLHLAHVMETYEQVPFEDRESFLLGVLRMEIQRREETKLKRLIKKAAFPQLKTLEDYAFEAVTLPETCTKEGLIDLRFLERKENVLMLGKVGTGKTHLATALGVEACRRGYAVRFFRVPDLVALLQEKHANGALMRFQKELADCELLILDEVGFVPFHQTGAELLFHVISACYERNSVIVTSNLEFGQWNTVFGDTRLTAALVDRLVHHAHILAFTGESYRLRHALSSMKSS from the coding sequence ATGAGAGAAGAGCTGGCAAAGGTGTGCAAAACTTTGCATTTGGCGCATGTGATGGAAACCTATGAACAGGTGCCGTTTGAAGATCGGGAGAGCTTCTTGCTGGGAGTCTTGCGGATGGAGATTCAACGGCGGGAGGAGACAAAGCTGAAGCGACTGATAAAGAAAGCCGCGTTTCCCCAACTGAAGACACTGGAAGATTACGCTTTTGAGGCAGTCACCTTACCGGAAACATGTACAAAGGAGGGATTGATCGACCTACGTTTTTTGGAGCGCAAGGAAAATGTGCTGATGCTGGGAAAAGTGGGCACGGGGAAGACCCATCTGGCAACAGCGCTTGGCGTAGAGGCGTGCCGAAGGGGATATGCCGTTCGATTCTTCCGTGTTCCCGATCTGGTTGCGCTCTTGCAGGAAAAACACGCGAATGGGGCACTGATGCGGTTTCAAAAAGAACTGGCAGACTGTGAGTTGTTGATTTTGGACGAGGTTGGGTTTGTTCCCTTTCACCAAACGGGGGCTGAGCTGTTGTTTCATGTTATCTCGGCCTGCTATGAGAGAAACAGTGTGATTGTGACGTCGAATTTGGAGTTTGGGCAGTGGAATACGGTGTTTGGAGATACGCGATTGACGGCAGCCCTTGTGGATCGCCTCGTCCACCACGCCCATATTCTGGCGTTTACCGGAGAAAGCTACCGACTGCGCCATGCTCTATCCAGCATGAAGTCTTCCTAA
- the istA gene encoding IS21 family transposase has protein sequence MLKVPQQQYIRFLREVEGCSIQEIAERVQVNWRTAKKYADRDDWNEPVCKRKGRHPVLGPYLEIIDTWLEDDERLPRKQRHTAVRMFQRLRDEYGFPGGQRTVSEYVSKRKKAMAAERAEHFERLEHPGGEAQADFGTVYVVKSGELVERKVLTLSFPYSNAAFVFPVPKENTECFLEALGRLFQQMGGVPRKIWFDNLSAAVVSIQQGGKRECTEAFRRFCAHYRFEPLFCNPYSGHEKGHVENKVGYGRRNWCVPPPVIDTPEQLETYLAEAARADMQRPHYVKKQTIAELWEQEKCKLLTLPTTPLEIFRLETCHLNKYAELSFDAALFPLPQCRAMQPVLVKVKWDVLEVLTADGTYTPIVTLPRPYTEKVISVDWKAVLKRYEKRPRAVMYSSFTNMMPQALQTFLTVEDMNARKARIRLLHRLLDTYTLEEIGQVLGELSHQQEHLAVALEHALYAIKHPVFRPEPFSESHTPPALHGQIPMLDEYDRILGVRVE, from the coding sequence ATGTTGAAAGTGCCACAACAACAGTATATCCGATTTTTGCGAGAAGTCGAAGGGTGTTCGATTCAGGAAATTGCGGAACGTGTCCAGGTGAATTGGCGAACCGCCAAGAAATATGCGGATCGCGACGATTGGAATGAACCGGTATGCAAGCGAAAAGGCCGCCATCCGGTGTTGGGACCGTACTTAGAGATTATTGACACATGGCTGGAGGATGATGAGCGTCTTCCACGCAAGCAACGCCATACAGCCGTCCGCATGTTTCAGCGGTTACGGGATGAGTACGGCTTCCCTGGCGGGCAGCGAACGGTATCCGAATATGTCTCCAAACGGAAGAAAGCCATGGCAGCCGAACGAGCCGAACATTTTGAGCGTTTGGAGCATCCAGGTGGAGAAGCTCAGGCTGACTTCGGGACGGTGTACGTGGTCAAGTCGGGAGAACTGGTGGAGCGGAAAGTATTGACCCTGTCGTTTCCGTACAGCAATGCCGCCTTTGTGTTCCCGGTTCCGAAAGAAAACACGGAATGCTTTCTGGAGGCCTTAGGGCGGCTATTTCAGCAAATGGGAGGGGTTCCTCGCAAGATTTGGTTTGACAACTTGTCCGCTGCTGTTGTGTCCATCCAGCAAGGCGGAAAACGAGAGTGTACGGAAGCGTTTCGGCGTTTCTGCGCCCATTACCGCTTTGAGCCCCTGTTTTGCAATCCATACAGCGGCCATGAGAAAGGCCATGTGGAAAACAAAGTGGGGTATGGACGCCGGAACTGGTGTGTTCCGCCACCGGTTATCGATACGCCGGAACAACTGGAGACGTATTTGGCGGAAGCTGCCCGTGCGGATATGCAGCGCCCTCACTATGTGAAAAAGCAAACCATTGCCGAGTTGTGGGAGCAAGAAAAATGCAAGCTGCTGACGCTGCCGACGACACCGCTGGAGATTTTCCGGCTGGAGACGTGCCACCTGAACAAATACGCTGAGCTGTCGTTTGACGCGGCTCTCTTCCCGTTGCCGCAGTGTCGGGCCATGCAGCCGGTTTTGGTGAAAGTCAAGTGGGATGTGCTGGAGGTGTTAACGGCAGACGGGACATATACCCCGATTGTGACATTGCCTCGTCCCTATACGGAGAAAGTCATTTCAGTAGATTGGAAGGCGGTATTGAAGAGATATGAAAAACGCCCGCGGGCGGTGATGTATTCTTCCTTTACCAACATGATGCCTCAGGCGCTCCAAACGTTTTTGACGGTGGAAGACATGAATGCACGAAAAGCACGAATTCGCCTGCTCCATCGATTGCTCGACACCTATACGTTGGAGGAAATCGGGCAAGTACTGGGAGAATTGTCGCATCAGCAAGAGCATCTGGCTGTTGCCTTGGAGCATGCCCTTTACGCGATAAAACACCCTGTTTTCCGCCCGGAACCGTTTTCAGAGTCGCATACACCCCCTGCCCTTCACGGGCAGATACCCATGCTGGATGAGTACGACCGGATCCTGGGGGTGAGGGTGGAATGA
- a CDS encoding tyrosine-type recombinase/integrase, which translates to MLLKNAIQSFLQYLSSIDRSTETISGYSKDLESFQRYLEYKYNCECYIDELVTSDIEDFLYYLKEKRGYAPASRSRNLHTLRSFFTYAYKKELVMRNIALSVEKISVQQKERTYLSDEEVDQLANAIDHDLIRLVVFVLYMTGMRISECLNLTLDDVDLVRKVIHVRAGKGNKDRLIPISNRLIPLLESYVENKRPSVHSNLFFCTKKTGKLSPVYVNRGLADAAQKLGWNKKITAHILRHSFASQLVKKDVNLVQIQKLLGHSSLKVTSIYTHTDMDQLTEAVNNL; encoded by the coding sequence ATGTTGCTTAAAAATGCTATCCAAAGTTTTTTGCAGTATTTGTCATCCATTGATCGCAGTACCGAGACAATCAGTGGATACAGTAAAGATCTGGAATCGTTTCAGAGGTACCTGGAGTACAAGTATAATTGCGAGTGCTACATCGATGAATTAGTCACCAGCGATATCGAGGATTTTCTTTATTATCTCAAGGAAAAACGGGGATACGCTCCTGCCAGCCGATCAAGAAATCTACATACGCTCCGTTCCTTTTTTACGTACGCATACAAGAAGGAACTAGTCATGAGAAACATAGCGCTGTCCGTTGAGAAAATAAGCGTGCAGCAAAAAGAAAGAACGTACCTGTCTGATGAAGAAGTAGACCAACTGGCAAATGCAATCGACCATGATTTAATCCGTCTGGTTGTATTTGTCCTATATATGACGGGAATGCGGATCTCCGAATGTTTGAATTTGACATTGGACGACGTTGATCTTGTGCGCAAAGTCATCCATGTCAGAGCAGGTAAAGGAAACAAAGACCGCTTGATTCCGATCTCAAACCGCTTGATTCCATTGCTTGAGTCCTACGTTGAGAACAAACGTCCTTCTGTCCACTCCAACTTATTTTTTTGCACTAAAAAAACGGGTAAGCTGTCCCCTGTCTATGTCAATAGAGGTTTGGCAGACGCCGCACAAAAACTGGGCTGGAATAAAAAGATTACAGCGCACATTCTCCGCCACAGCTTTGCTAGTCAACTGGTGAAGAAGGACGTTAATTTGGTTCAAATTCAAAAATTGCTGGGGCATTCCTCGCTAAAAGTGACCAGTATCTATACGCATACGGACATGGATCAATTAACAGAAGCTGTGAATAATCTTTAA
- a CDS encoding stalk domain-containing protein encodes MIKKWLFSSLVLTLLAATPMAGVVHAEKTMKADGKGSGKPEKPEKQDKPEKPEKPEKPEKPEKPDKPEKPEKPEKPEKPGKTDEPGKRDETEKPEKNASPDETSTPEEGTATDGGEATSEPATPDGTQPVTKKEAVRQAVKTKKELIELRQQLKNATEITEELKAKYEELTTLLEQQSELKQALEVQKELLDRFYKPGDTEQFTKLGELYEQTGEEGLSTFVNGTEVEMEARPYVDKGRALVPVRAISMALKAKVNWNAEARTVEVVRGDTVITLSPDKNEAVVNGTTVKMETAPVIRQGRVFLPLRFIGEQLKANVTYQDKGDIIIIDDTDTNGTEPGSGADPAEVETAPTTENGDGGDPTTAADNPDELPTTGE; translated from the coding sequence ATGATAAAAAAATGGTTGTTTTCCAGCCTTGTCCTCACACTGTTAGCTGCCACCCCGATGGCAGGGGTCGTCCATGCGGAAAAAACGATGAAAGCAGATGGAAAAGGTAGCGGAAAGCCGGAGAAGCCTGAGAAACAGGACAAGCCGGAGAAACCGGAGAAGCCAGAGAAGCCAGAGAAACCGGAGAAGCCGGACAAGCCGGAGAAACCGGAGAAGCCAGAGAAACCAGAGAAACCGGGAAAGACGGATGAACCTGGTAAACGAGACGAAACAGAAAAGCCGGAGAAAAACGCTTCACCTGATGAGACATCCACGCCGGAGGAAGGCACGGCTACTGATGGCGGTGAAGCCACTTCGGAACCGGCAACGCCGGATGGTACTCAGCCGGTTACAAAGAAAGAGGCTGTTCGGCAGGCGGTAAAAACCAAGAAGGAACTGATCGAGCTTCGTCAGCAGTTGAAAAATGCTACGGAGATCACAGAGGAACTAAAGGCAAAGTACGAGGAGCTAACGACTCTTTTGGAACAGCAGTCGGAACTGAAGCAGGCTCTGGAGGTTCAAAAGGAGCTGCTGGACCGTTTTTATAAACCGGGAGACACCGAGCAATTTACAAAGCTGGGCGAACTGTATGAGCAAACGGGAGAAGAGGGGCTGAGCACGTTCGTCAACGGCACAGAGGTGGAGATGGAGGCCCGGCCATATGTGGACAAGGGGCGTGCTCTCGTCCCTGTACGTGCGATCAGCATGGCCTTGAAAGCGAAAGTCAACTGGAACGCAGAAGCTCGCACAGTAGAAGTAGTTCGTGGCGATACGGTTATCACGCTTTCCCCGGATAAAAACGAAGCAGTGGTGAACGGAACGACGGTGAAAATGGAGACCGCTCCCGTAATCAGGCAGGGCCGCGTATTCCTGCCGCTCCGATTCATTGGGGAACAGCTAAAGGCAAACGTAACCTATCAGGACAAAGGGGACATTATCATCATCGATGATACCGATACAAATGGAACGGAACCTGGGTCAGGGGCAGATCCAGCTGAGGTTGAAACAGCACCGACAACTGAAAATGGTGACGGTGGCGATCCGACGACTGCTGCGGATAACCCTGATGAACTGCCAACGACTGGTGAGTGA
- a CDS encoding EAL domain-containing protein — translation MHFVGTLSYHPFNQLKVNLLLVWASLLTGAAGTYVAFYRFSQEENAVVSSSLIMGLSIGAMHFFGMEAFYDQIVMRYNIPLVLLSIGIAMPGTYLALRWVRTCSSHDCKRVKLRSGVTMGASVLGLHYTAMAAATISTTLPGTGVFQLSMDTTAMAESLGILTIGLLLLVLLGAKIKDRITNQSLQLKTNEQYYQSLYQENPNMVLTLDTDGNFLHANKVIESYGYTEGELLHQSFIPYIVPEYLPNTIEQFQRALQGEPATYESAIYSKMGERFEVSITNIPIIVEDRVVGVYGILTDITSQKKAQKALEETEAKYRSLAEDALVGTYIIQDGKIVYANQKLTDMFGVTEAEIVQLNILDFICEEDHALMSGNLNKHEKEGCPFTHCQYRAKKKDQTEFYVEIHGSTTNYEGRPAIIGTVIDVTDRKKAEDTIAYMAYHDSLTGLKNRYHFCNQLGTLLADGSPIVLFLMDLDHFKLINDALGHEIGDRMIKAVAERLKEYVQREGNLARGAGDEFLISIPRMSRQEAAAFARRLLDCFADPFYVDEYELYTTPSIGISCYPSDGEGESEELIRRADAAMNLVKRSGKNNFQFYQMTQAKNDLESLKIETNLRKALERDEFLLNYQPKLDLASGKVSGVEALIRWKHPQKGFISPADFIPLAEKTGLIIPIGEWVLRTACMQAVAWQKAGLPAFEISVNLSVRQLYQPYLLEKIQGILEESGLDPAYLELEITESIMMDSEHALKILNELRSLGIKISLDDFGTGFSSLHYLKEAPITKIKIDQSFVRNCTTDSNDATIVKTIIVMTQQLNLEVNAEGVESEDHLAFLQKYHCNEAQGYYFSQPLTADEFARQFSRMERIVSPSEEAWDENIMKSR, via the coding sequence ATGCACTTCGTGGGAACCCTTTCCTACCATCCCTTTAACCAATTGAAGGTGAATCTCCTATTGGTATGGGCTTCCTTGCTTACGGGGGCAGCTGGGACTTACGTGGCGTTTTACCGTTTTAGTCAAGAAGAGAACGCCGTCGTAAGCAGCAGTTTGATCATGGGACTGAGCATCGGAGCGATGCACTTTTTCGGCATGGAGGCTTTTTATGACCAGATCGTGATGCGTTACAATATACCGTTAGTGCTCTTGTCGATTGGAATCGCCATGCCGGGGACGTACCTTGCCCTGAGGTGGGTCCGTACATGCAGCAGTCACGATTGCAAGCGGGTAAAGCTGAGAAGCGGGGTGACCATGGGGGCCTCCGTCCTGGGCCTGCACTACACGGCTATGGCAGCGGCCACGATATCGACTACACTTCCCGGAACCGGTGTTTTTCAATTGAGCATGGATACGACAGCGATGGCGGAAAGCTTGGGCATTTTGACGATTGGGCTGTTGCTGCTTGTTTTGCTTGGGGCGAAAATAAAGGACAGAATTACGAATCAATCCTTGCAGTTAAAAACCAATGAGCAATACTATCAGTCTCTCTATCAGGAAAATCCCAACATGGTATTGACCTTGGATACGGACGGGAATTTTTTGCACGCGAATAAAGTCATCGAATCGTATGGGTATACAGAAGGGGAACTGTTGCATCAATCATTTATTCCTTATATTGTCCCAGAGTATCTGCCAAATACGATCGAACAGTTCCAACGTGCTTTGCAGGGCGAACCCGCGACATACGAATCGGCGATTTACAGTAAAATGGGGGAGCGATTTGAGGTCAGCATTACGAATATCCCCATTATCGTGGAGGACCGAGTCGTCGGCGTGTACGGGATCCTGACAGATATTACGTCCCAAAAAAAGGCGCAGAAAGCACTGGAAGAAACCGAAGCGAAGTATCGGAGCCTGGCCGAAGACGCCTTGGTAGGCACCTACATCATACAGGATGGAAAGATCGTGTATGCCAATCAGAAGCTGACCGACATGTTTGGCGTCACGGAAGCAGAGATCGTCCAGCTGAATATACTAGACTTCATCTGCGAAGAAGATCATGCTTTGATGAGCGGGAATTTGAACAAACACGAAAAAGAGGGATGCCCCTTTACGCACTGCCAATATCGGGCGAAAAAGAAGGATCAAACGGAATTTTACGTGGAAATTCACGGCTCGACTACGAACTACGAAGGAAGGCCTGCGATTATCGGGACCGTCATCGATGTGACGGATCGCAAGAAAGCGGAAGATACCATTGCCTATATGGCCTACCATGACTCCTTGACGGGGCTTAAGAATCGGTATCATTTTTGCAATCAGTTGGGCACTTTGTTAGCAGACGGATCTCCGATTGTTCTCTTTTTGATGGATTTGGACCATTTTAAATTGATAAATGACGCACTGGGACATGAGATCGGCGACCGGATGATCAAGGCGGTGGCGGAAAGGCTCAAGGAGTACGTCCAGCGTGAAGGGAATTTGGCGCGGGGTGCGGGAGATGAATTTTTGATTTCGATTCCCCGCATGAGCAGGCAAGAGGCAGCGGCGTTTGCCCGACGCTTGCTTGACTGCTTTGCCGATCCTTTTTACGTCGATGAGTATGAATTGTACACCACGCCCAGTATCGGGATCAGTTGTTATCCATCGGACGGAGAAGGGGAAAGCGAGGAGCTCATTCGCAGGGCGGATGCAGCCATGAATCTGGTGAAGAGAAGCGGCAAGAACAATTTTCAGTTTTACCAAATGACTCAGGCGAAAAATGACTTGGAGTCATTGAAAATCGAGACGAATTTGCGAAAAGCGCTGGAACGGGACGAGTTTTTGCTCAATTACCAGCCAAAGCTCGATTTGGCTTCGGGGAAAGTCAGCGGAGTGGAGGCATTGATTCGGTGGAAGCATCCGCAAAAAGGGTTCATATCGCCAGCGGATTTTATCCCCTTGGCGGAAAAGACGGGGTTGATTATCCCGATCGGGGAATGGGTGCTGCGAACGGCATGCATGCAGGCGGTGGCTTGGCAAAAGGCGGGACTGCCCGCGTTTGAAATCTCTGTCAACCTGTCCGTCCGGCAACTGTATCAGCCCTATTTACTGGAAAAGATTCAAGGGATTTTGGAAGAGTCGGGGCTGGATCCGGCCTATCTGGAACTTGAGATTACGGAAAGCATCATGATGGACAGCGAACATGCGTTGAAGATTTTAAACGAGCTGAGGAGCCTGGGGATTAAAATAAGCCTGGACGATTTCGGGACCGGATTCAGTTCCCTTCATTATTTGAAGGAAGCGCCGATCACGAAAATCAAGATCGATCAATCGTTTGTGCGGAATTGTACGACCGATTCGAATGACGCTACCATTGTAAAGACGATTATCGTCATGACACAACAGCTGAATCTGGAGGTAAACGCCGAGGGGGTAGAGTCGGAGGATCATCTGGCGTTTCTGCAAAAATATCATTGCAACGAAGCACAGGGCTACTACTTCAGTCAACCATTGACGGCGGATGAATTTGCCAGGCAGTTCTCCCGCATGGAGCGTATCGTGAGTCCATCTGAAGAGGCGTGGGACGAGAATATCATGAAAAGCCGTTAA